A portion of the Acidisoma sp. PAMC 29798 genome contains these proteins:
- a CDS encoding error-prone DNA polymerase, with product MTYAELQVTTNYSFLRGASHVEELVAAAKVLGHTAIAVTDRNSVAGMVRAYQRATEAELRLVPGCRLDLTDAPSLLIYPTDRAAWSRLCRLLTIGKRRGHDHKLRAGSCVLHWADVADHAEGLIAALVPDEADADLPAQLAALRSVFGKRAYLALSQRRRPGDALRLHALVEAARAARVAPVATGDVLYHVPERRILQDVVTCIREHTTIDAAGFARERFADRHLRAPEEMARLFAIYPEAVANTQAIVAACNFDLRDIQYQYPNETDRPGETAQQTLERLVWTEGIPFRYKVEIPEGVETQLRHELTLIGGLGYAPYFLTVHSIVRYARSQGILCQGRGSAANSAVCFVLGITEIDPVQSGLLFERFVSAERHEPPDIDVDFEHEQRETVIQWVYHHYGHDRAALCATVMRFRSRGAVRDVGKVMGLTEDVTSALAGQVWGWSNDGVDEDQARALNLNLDDRRLRLTLQLARDLVGFPRQLGTHPGGFVLTQDRLDDLVPIAPAAMVDRQVIEWDKDDIETLRFMKVDVLGLGMLGCLRRAFDLMEPEDGEDMTMARIPQGDPATFAMIQKADTIGTFQIESRAQMSMLPRLKPATLYDLVIQVAIVRPGPIQGDMVHPYLRRRNKTEPVDYPSPALKRVLEKTLGVPLFQEQAMQVAIHCAGFTPSEADQLRRSMATFKVTGGVGEFHEKFLKGMERNNYSKEFAENTFKQIEGFGSYGFPESHAASFALIAYASAWVKCHHPAIFCCALLNSQPMGFYAPAQLVTDAKTHGVEIRAVSVNASRWDCTLEQTSHGQRALRLGMRMAKGLGNQHAADIIAKRADTPFASVEEMARRTGLPVAALERLAEADAFSTLGLDRRAALWAIRGLADTALPLWAAADAGQMPQAEAVEPVVALTPMTDAREVVEDYRSTSLSLRAHPVSFLRADLSARGMIACADLLRTKDGRRVTLAGIVLIRQRPGSAKGVVFITLEDESGIANLVVWPPIFEAHRALILSARMLSVRGRVQREGEVIHVVAETLEDLSPLLASLGRRDEVFPVITGRGDEARHGGAPDPREHGSGIRVPTRDFR from the coding sequence ATGACCTACGCGGAACTTCAGGTCACCACCAATTATTCCTTCCTGCGTGGCGCGAGTCATGTGGAGGAGTTGGTGGCCGCTGCGAAAGTTCTGGGTCACACGGCCATTGCGGTCACCGACCGCAACTCCGTCGCCGGCATGGTACGCGCCTATCAACGCGCAACGGAGGCAGAGCTTCGGCTGGTTCCCGGTTGCCGGCTCGACCTGACAGACGCGCCGTCCCTGCTCATCTATCCCACGGATCGCGCCGCATGGTCCCGCCTGTGTCGGTTGCTGACCATCGGCAAGCGACGCGGCCATGACCACAAGCTGCGCGCCGGCTCCTGTGTATTGCATTGGGCGGATGTCGCGGACCATGCCGAGGGGCTGATTGCCGCCCTGGTGCCCGATGAAGCGGATGCGGATTTGCCTGCGCAACTGGCGGCCTTGCGGAGCGTGTTCGGCAAGCGCGCCTATCTCGCTTTGTCCCAACGCCGGCGACCCGGCGATGCGCTGCGGCTGCATGCGCTCGTAGAGGCCGCGCGGGCGGCGCGCGTGGCCCCGGTCGCGACCGGGGATGTGCTATATCATGTGCCAGAGCGGCGTATCCTGCAGGATGTCGTCACCTGCATTCGTGAGCATACGACCATCGATGCCGCCGGCTTCGCGCGTGAGCGTTTCGCGGATCGGCATTTGCGCGCGCCTGAGGAAATGGCGCGGCTTTTTGCGATCTATCCTGAGGCAGTCGCAAACACGCAGGCCATTGTGGCCGCTTGCAACTTCGATCTCCGAGACATCCAATACCAATATCCGAACGAGACCGATCGGCCCGGCGAAACGGCGCAGCAAACACTGGAGCGCCTGGTTTGGACCGAAGGCATCCCCTTTCGCTATAAGGTCGAGATACCCGAAGGCGTCGAGACGCAGCTTCGTCACGAACTGACCCTGATCGGTGGCTTGGGATACGCGCCGTATTTCCTCACCGTGCATTCCATCGTGCGCTATGCGCGGTCACAGGGTATCCTGTGCCAGGGTCGCGGCTCGGCCGCCAATTCCGCTGTGTGTTTCGTGCTCGGCATCACCGAAATCGACCCCGTGCAATCCGGATTGCTGTTCGAGCGTTTCGTGTCAGCCGAGCGACATGAACCACCGGATATCGATGTCGATTTCGAGCATGAGCAGCGCGAGACAGTCATTCAATGGGTCTACCATCACTATGGCCATGACCGCGCCGCCCTCTGCGCGACGGTGATGCGGTTTCGCAGCCGAGGTGCGGTCCGCGATGTCGGCAAGGTCATGGGCCTGACGGAGGATGTGACGAGCGCCCTCGCCGGCCAGGTCTGGGGCTGGTCGAATGATGGCGTGGACGAAGACCAGGCGCGCGCGCTGAACCTCAATCTCGATGACCGGCGGCTGCGGCTGACATTGCAACTCGCGCGCGACCTCGTGGGTTTTCCGCGCCAGTTGGGCACACATCCTGGCGGCTTCGTGCTGACGCAAGATAGGCTCGACGATCTGGTGCCGATCGCCCCGGCCGCCATGGTCGATCGACAGGTCATTGAATGGGACAAGGACGATATCGAAACGCTGCGATTCATGAAGGTCGATGTTCTGGGACTGGGCATGCTCGGCTGCCTGCGCCGTGCCTTCGATTTGATGGAGCCCGAGGACGGGGAAGACATGACGATGGCACGGATCCCGCAAGGTGATCCCGCCACTTTCGCCATGATCCAGAAGGCCGATACGATCGGCACCTTCCAGATCGAAAGCCGCGCGCAGATGTCGATGCTGCCGCGATTAAAACCCGCGACACTGTACGATCTGGTCATTCAAGTCGCGATCGTTCGGCCCGGGCCGATCCAGGGTGACATGGTGCATCCTTATCTGCGTCGCCGCAACAAAACTGAACCCGTCGATTACCCGTCACCGGCGCTGAAACGCGTGCTCGAAAAAACCCTGGGCGTTCCGCTGTTTCAGGAACAGGCCATGCAGGTTGCGATCCATTGCGCGGGCTTTACGCCGAGTGAGGCCGATCAGCTTCGCCGGTCCATGGCGACCTTCAAGGTCACCGGCGGCGTCGGCGAGTTTCACGAGAAGTTTCTCAAAGGCATGGAGCGGAACAACTATTCCAAGGAGTTTGCAGAAAATACCTTCAAACAGATCGAAGGGTTTGGCTCCTACGGTTTTCCCGAAAGCCATGCAGCGAGTTTCGCACTCATCGCCTATGCCAGTGCCTGGGTGAAATGCCACCACCCGGCGATCTTTTGCTGCGCACTGCTCAATAGCCAGCCGATGGGCTTCTATGCCCCAGCGCAGCTGGTGACGGATGCAAAGACCCACGGCGTGGAGATCCGTGCCGTCTCGGTGAATGCCTCCCGATGGGATTGCACCCTTGAGCAGACATCGCATGGACAGCGCGCGCTCCGTCTCGGCATGCGCATGGCCAAGGGCCTCGGGAACCAGCACGCGGCCGACATCATCGCCAAGCGTGCCGATACGCCCTTCGCCTCCGTCGAGGAGATGGCGCGCCGCACCGGCTTGCCCGTGGCGGCGTTGGAGCGGCTGGCGGAGGCGGATGCCTTCTCAACCCTGGGGCTCGATCGGCGTGCTGCCCTCTGGGCCATTCGGGGCCTGGCGGATACCGCCCTGCCGCTGTGGGCAGCGGCCGATGCGGGGCAAATGCCGCAGGCCGAAGCCGTGGAGCCGGTCGTGGCCCTGACGCCGATGACCGATGCGCGGGAGGTGGTGGAGGATTACCGCAGCACCAGCCTGTCCTTGCGTGCCCATCCCGTTTCCTTCCTGCGGGCAGACCTATCAGCGCGCGGCATGATTGCCTGTGCGGATCTACTGCGAACGAAGGATGGCAGGCGCGTCACCCTCGCCGGCATCGTGCTGATTCGGCAAAGACCGGGTTCGGCCAAGGGCGTGGTCTTCATCACCCTGGAAGACGAAAGCGGCATCGCCAATCTCGTTGTCTGGCCGCCGATCTTCGAGGCGCATCGGGCCTTGATCCTCTCGGCGCGCATGCTGTCAGTGCGTGGGCGCGTGCAGCGCGAGGGCGAGGTCATCCATGTCGTGGCCGAAACGCTGGAGGATCTGTCACCGCTCCTCGCCAGCCTCGGCCGACGAGATGAAGTTTTTCCGGTCATCACCGGCCGGGGCGACGAAGCCCGCCATGGCGGCGCGCCGGATCCGCGCGAACACGGCTCCGGTATTCGCGTGCCGACACGGGATTTCCGGTAG
- the tyrS gene encoding tyrosine--tRNA ligase: MAKSGFLTEAKARGFVFQCTDEAAMDEALAAGAVRGYIGFDPTGNSLHVGHMVQIMLLRLLQKHGHQPIALLGGGTAKIGDPSFREEARQLMTDAQIAENIAGIRRNIEPFLTFGDGPSDAIMANNADWLDKLGYIELLREVGPHFSISRMLAFDSVKSRLDREQGLTFLEFNYSILQSYDFRELNRRHGVNLQMGGSDQWGNIVSGVDLVRRTDAKQVFGLTAPLITTASGAKMGKTAKGAVWLTAERLSPFDYWQFWRNTEDADVGRFLRLFTDLPLDEAARLEVLQGAEINEAKKILATAATTLAHGPAAAQAAAETARLAFEEGAAAASLPSVTLPFADLESGIPAFAILVAAGLAATNGEARRLIRGGGARVNDVPVTEEAQIVSLGDMRDGALKLSAGRKQHRLVRAGG; encoded by the coding sequence ATGGCGAAAAGTGGTTTCCTGACGGAGGCGAAGGCGCGCGGCTTCGTGTTCCAATGCACCGACGAAGCGGCGATGGATGAGGCTCTCGCGGCTGGGGCGGTGCGTGGCTATATCGGCTTCGATCCCACAGGCAACAGCCTGCATGTCGGCCATATGGTGCAGATCATGCTGCTGCGGCTGTTGCAGAAGCATGGCCACCAGCCGATCGCCTTGCTCGGCGGTGGCACCGCCAAGATCGGCGACCCGTCCTTCCGGGAAGAAGCGCGGCAGTTGATGACGGATGCACAGATCGCCGAGAACATCGCCGGCATCCGCCGCAACATTGAGCCCTTTTTGACCTTCGGGGATGGCCCTTCGGATGCGATCATGGCCAACAATGCCGATTGGCTGGACAAACTCGGCTATATCGAACTTCTGCGCGAAGTCGGGCCGCATTTCAGCATCAGCCGCATGCTGGCCTTCGACAGCGTCAAATCCCGCCTCGACCGCGAACAGGGGCTGACCTTCCTGGAGTTCAACTACTCGATTTTGCAAAGCTATGACTTCAGGGAATTGAATCGTCGCCATGGCGTCAATCTCCAGATGGGCGGATCGGACCAGTGGGGCAATATCGTCTCGGGCGTCGATCTGGTGCGGCGGACGGATGCCAAGCAGGTTTTCGGCCTGACCGCGCCGCTGATCACCACCGCCTCCGGCGCCAAGATGGGCAAGACCGCCAAAGGCGCCGTGTGGCTGACGGCCGAGCGCCTGTCGCCCTTCGACTATTGGCAGTTCTGGCGCAATACCGAGGATGCCGATGTCGGCCGCTTCCTACGCCTGTTCACCGATCTGCCGCTGGATGAGGCCGCGCGCCTCGAAGTTCTGCAAGGTGCCGAGATTAACGAGGCGAAGAAGATTCTCGCGACCGCCGCGACCACCCTCGCCCATGGCCCAGCCGCCGCGCAGGCCGCCGCCGAGACGGCGCGGCTTGCCTTCGAGGAAGGTGCAGCCGCCGCCAGCCTGCCGAGCGTGACCTTGCCCTTCGCCGATCTGGAATCGGGCATTCCCGCCTTCGCCATCCTGGTGGCTGCTGGCCTCGCCGCCACCAATGGGGAGGCGCGCCGATTGATCCGTGGCGGTGGTGCCCGGGTGAACGATGTGCCCGTCACCGAGGAGGCGCAGATCGTGTCCCTTGGTGACATGCGGGACGGCGCCTTGAAACTATCGGCTGGGCGCAAGCAGCACCGGCTTGTGCGCGCGGGGGGATGA
- a CDS encoding anhydro-N-acetylmuramic acid kinase, translating into MRVIGLMSGTSLDGVDAAWLETDGEVLGRFGPSLTLPYDPTLRADLRRILDRAPLLSAHDPDLLEVTLRLTEAHVEAVRQISAPADLIGFHGQTILHDPAHGRTWQIGDAKALSDATGLPVAYAFREADVAAGGQGAPLVPLFHAALAQHLPKPLAVLNIGGVANLTFLGRDGAIAACDTGPGNALLDDWVMRHTGQAFDAGGVLAASGTVNEALIATWLRHPYFARPLPKSLDRLDFHALLDSLVGVDVADGAATLAAFTARAVAACPLPEPPRRWLVTGGGRHNAAIMAALRMTLGAPVEPVEQEGWSGDALEAQCFAFLAARVLHKLPLSLPSTTGVPAPTRGGAIWPASALA; encoded by the coding sequence CTGCGTGTGATCGGGCTGATGAGCGGCACCTCCCTGGATGGGGTCGATGCCGCTTGGTTGGAGACGGATGGCGAGGTGCTGGGTCGCTTCGGGCCGAGCCTGACGCTGCCCTACGACCCCACCCTGCGGGCCGATCTGCGGCGAATTCTGGATCGGGCGCCTCTGCTCTCCGCCCATGATCCGGACTTGTTGGAGGTGACGCTCCGGCTGACGGAGGCGCATGTCGAGGCGGTACGGCAGATCAGCGCGCCCGCCGACCTCATCGGCTTTCACGGGCAGACCATTCTGCATGATCCCGCCCACGGCCGTACTTGGCAGATCGGGGATGCCAAGGCGCTGTCGGACGCGACTGGCCTGCCGGTCGCCTATGCCTTTCGGGAGGCCGATGTCGCGGCCGGCGGGCAGGGCGCGCCGCTGGTGCCGCTGTTCCACGCTGCCCTGGCGCAGCACCTACCGAAGCCGCTCGCTGTGCTCAATATCGGTGGTGTCGCCAACCTCACCTTCCTCGGGCGAGACGGCGCCATTGCCGCCTGCGATACCGGGCCGGGCAATGCGCTGCTCGATGACTGGGTCATGCGCCATACCGGCCAGGCCTTCGATGCCGGCGGCGTGCTCGCCGCCTCGGGCACCGTTAATGAGGCGTTGATCGCGACCTGGCTGCGCCATCCTTATTTTGCGCGGCCTCTGCCGAAATCGCTCGATCGGCTCGATTTCCACGCGCTGCTCGACAGTTTGGTGGGGGTGGACGTCGCCGATGGCGCCGCAACACTCGCGGCCTTCACGGCCCGTGCCGTCGCCGCGTGTCCTCTGCCCGAGCCGCCGCGACGCTGGCTGGTCACAGGTGGCGGGCGGCATAACGCGGCCATCATGGCGGCCTTGCGCATGACACTGGGCGCTCCGGTCGAGCCGGTGGAGCAGGAAGGCTGGTCGGGCGACGCGCTGGAGGCGCAGTGTTTCGCCTTTCTGGCCGCGAGGGTCTTGCACAAGCTGCCTCTCAGCCTGCCCAGCACGACCGGCGTGCCCGCCCCGACACGCGGCGGGGCGATCTGGCCTGCGTCGGCCCTGGCATGA
- a CDS encoding pirin family protein, with product MIDLRPYKSLGGGNHGWLNTRHHFSFADYRDDERLNWGALRVWNDDEIAAGAGFPAHPHANMEIITYVRHGAITHGDNLGNKGRTKAGDVQVMSAGTGIRHAEYNLEPDQTTIFQIWIMPDTRGGAPEWGTKSFPKEDRSGRFVVLASGQAADSDALRIRSDARVIGVTLKSGQTADYPLAAGRHLYLVPATGFVDINGQRAAARDGVAVADETLLRFTAIEDSEIIMVDAA from the coding sequence ATGATCGATCTGCGGCCCTATAAATCGCTGGGTGGCGGCAACCACGGGTGGCTGAACACGCGGCATCACTTTTCCTTCGCGGACTACCGCGATGACGAGCGCCTCAACTGGGGCGCCTTGCGGGTGTGGAACGATGATGAGATCGCGGCGGGGGCGGGCTTTCCCGCCCACCCGCACGCGAATATGGAAATCATCACCTATGTCCGTCACGGCGCCATCACCCATGGCGACAACCTTGGCAATAAGGGCCGCACGAAAGCGGGGGATGTGCAGGTGATGAGCGCGGGCACCGGCATCCGGCACGCCGAATACAATCTCGAACCCGATCAGACAACGATCTTCCAAATCTGGATCATGCCCGATACGCGGGGCGGCGCGCCGGAATGGGGCACGAAGTCTTTCCCCAAGGAAGACCGCTCCGGCCGTTTCGTGGTGCTGGCGAGTGGGCAGGCGGCCGATTCGGACGCCCTGCGTATTCGCAGTGACGCGCGCGTCATTGGCGTCACGCTCAAGTCGGGCCAGACGGCGGATTATCCGCTCGCGGCGGGCCGGCATCTCTATCTCGTGCCTGCCACCGGCTTCGTCGATATCAATGGTCAGCGTGCGGCGGCGCGCGATGGGGTCGCCGTGGCGGATGAAACGCTGCTGCGCTTCACCGCCATTGAGGATTCGGAAATCATCATGGTCGACGCCGCTTGA
- the xylA gene encoding xylose isomerase, with translation MTDTPRFFTQADPIRFEGRDSKNPLAFRWYDKDRLVLGKTMEEQLRFAVAYWHSLAWPGGDPFGGETFLRPWMHGSDEMAMARHKAEVGFEMFRILDVPYFCFHDRDVAPEGATLAESNRNLDVIADLFAERMASEKVRLLWGTANLFSNRRFMAGGATNPDPEVFIYAAGQVKHALETTHKLNGQNYVLWGGREGYETLLNTDLAREIEQYGRFLTLVVEHKHKIGYKGAILIEPKPQEPTKHQYDFDVATVYGFLKRFGLENEVQVNIEDNHATLSGHTYEHEIATALAYGIFGSLDVNRGDRQSGWDTDQFPNDPTSMALGFFHLFQAGGFKTGGCNFDAKIRRQSLDPDDLLIGHVGGMDVCARALLMAEDMIEDGVLPGIIKDRYAGWDSAEGRAILKGERSLDDLAALVARDGINPSPRSGRQEYLENLVNRYL, from the coding sequence ATGACTGATACGCCGCGCTTTTTTACCCAGGCCGATCCCATCCGCTTCGAGGGCCGGGACAGCAAGAACCCGCTCGCCTTCCGTTGGTATGACAAGGACCGCTTGGTTCTGGGCAAGACCATGGAAGAGCAACTGCGTTTCGCGGTCGCCTATTGGCATTCCCTCGCCTGGCCGGGCGGCGACCCCTTCGGCGGTGAGACCTTCCTGCGCCCCTGGATGCATGGCAGCGACGAAATGGCCATGGCGCGCCACAAGGCCGAGGTCGGGTTCGAGATGTTCCGCATCCTCGACGTGCCCTATTTCTGCTTCCACGACCGCGACGTGGCACCGGAAGGCGCGACCCTGGCCGAAAGCAACCGCAACCTGGACGTGATTGCCGATCTGTTTGCCGAGCGGATGGCGAGCGAGAAGGTGCGGCTGCTGTGGGGCACGGCGAACCTATTCTCCAACCGCCGCTTCATGGCCGGCGGTGCGACCAACCCGGACCCGGAGGTCTTCATCTATGCCGCCGGGCAGGTGAAGCATGCGCTGGAAACCACCCATAAGCTCAATGGCCAGAACTACGTGCTGTGGGGCGGCCGCGAGGGCTACGAGACGCTGCTCAATACCGACCTTGCCCGCGAGATCGAGCAATACGGCCGCTTCCTGACCTTGGTCGTCGAGCACAAGCACAAGATCGGTTACAAGGGCGCGATCCTGATCGAGCCCAAGCCGCAGGAGCCGACCAAGCACCAGTATGATTTCGATGTCGCGACGGTCTACGGCTTCCTGAAGCGCTTCGGGCTTGAGAATGAGGTTCAGGTCAATATCGAGGACAATCACGCGACGCTCTCGGGCCACACCTACGAGCATGAAATCGCGACGGCGCTGGCTTACGGCATCTTCGGCTCGCTGGACGTGAACCGCGGCGACCGGCAATCGGGCTGGGACACGGACCAGTTCCCCAATGACCCGACCTCGATGGCGCTGGGCTTCTTCCATCTCTTCCAGGCGGGCGGCTTCAAGACCGGCGGCTGCAACTTCGATGCGAAGATCCGCCGCCAGTCCCTGGACCCGGACGATCTGCTCATCGGCCATGTCGGCGGCATGGATGTCTGCGCCCGCGCCTTGCTGATGGCCGAGGACATGATCGAGGACGGTGTGCTGCCGGGGATTATCAAGGATCGCTATGCGGGCTGGGACAGCGCCGAGGGGCGTGCGATTCTGAAGGGCGAGCGCAGCTTGGACGATCTGGCAGCTTTGGTGGCGCGCGACGGCATCAACCCGTCCCCGCGTTCCGGCCGGCAGGAGTATTTGGAAAACCTGGTCAACCGGTATCTGTAG
- a CDS encoding slipin family protein encodes MNAPPIAYAASALCLVIAALVVNATHEAGFGIVLAVILVVAAITLPSWLKMTDQWNRAIILRLGRFRGLGGPGLFTLIPFLETIATVVDLRIRTTEIRAEEALTRDTVSIAMDAIVFWRVVDPKRAATEIEYYRQAVERVAQTSLRETIGSHDLTQLLSDRKTADEELRETISHKTAVWGVEITSVEIKDIAIPNSLQDAMSRQAQAEREKQARETLASAEIGIAIKVREAARIYAEDPVALQLRQMNLIYEMNKDRGTTILIPTDMANSLGAMAVVAAARQAGDDKKTAGQ; translated from the coding sequence ATGAACGCTCCGCCGATCGCCTATGCCGCCTCCGCCCTATGCCTCGTCATCGCCGCCCTGGTGGTGAACGCCACGCATGAGGCGGGATTCGGCATCGTGCTCGCCGTGATCCTGGTGGTAGCGGCCATCACCCTGCCGTCCTGGCTGAAGATGACCGACCAATGGAACCGCGCCATCATCCTGCGACTCGGGCGCTTTCGCGGCCTCGGCGGACCGGGGCTGTTCACCCTCATTCCCTTCCTGGAGACGATCGCGACCGTGGTCGATCTGCGTATCCGCACGACGGAAATCCGCGCCGAGGAAGCGCTGACGCGCGACACGGTGTCCATCGCCATGGATGCCATCGTGTTCTGGCGTGTCGTCGACCCCAAGCGCGCCGCGACCGAGATCGAATATTACCGCCAGGCGGTGGAGCGGGTGGCGCAGACGAGCCTGCGCGAGACCATCGGCAGCCACGACCTGACGCAGTTATTGTCGGATCGGAAGACGGCGGATGAGGAATTGCGCGAAACGATCAGCCACAAGACCGCCGTCTGGGGCGTGGAGATTACGTCGGTGGAGATCAAGGATATCGCCATCCCCAACTCGCTGCAGGACGCGATGAGCCGGCAGGCCCAGGCCGAGCGGGAGAAGCAGGCGCGCGAAACACTGGCTTCCGCCGAAATCGGCATCGCCATCAAGGTGAGGGAGGCGGCGCGGATTTACGCCGAGGACCCTGTCGCACTGCAATTGCGGCAGATGAACCTGATTTACGAGATGAACAAGGATCGCGGCACGACGATCCTGATCCCGACCGATATGGCGAACAGCCTGGGCGCCATGGCGGTGGTTGCGGCGGCGCGTCAGGCCGGGGATGATAAGAAGACTGCCGGACAATAG
- a CDS encoding SDR family NAD(P)-dependent oxidoreductase produces MTFAHVLITGASSGIGQALSLALAAPGVTLHLGGRDAARLDAVAAACRAKGATALPHAVTVTDAAEMRAWIERAGPLDLVIANAGISAGTAMSGESEAQTRAIFATNLDGVLNTVLPAMSVMAAQTADTAGIRGHIAVVASVAAFIPGPGAPAYCASKAAVDSWVVGSAPSARRRGIVMTSLCPGFVTSPMTDTNTFPMPGIMSAERAATLMLRAIRRKATRSAFPVWIAAAARLSALLPPAWRAAIADRFPAKGAL; encoded by the coding sequence ATGACCTTCGCACATGTCCTCATCACCGGCGCCTCCTCCGGCATCGGCCAAGCCCTGTCCCTCGCCCTTGCGGCGCCTGGGGTGACGCTGCATCTCGGTGGCCGGGACGCAGCGCGGCTCGACGCCGTCGCCGCCGCGTGCCGCGCCAAAGGAGCGACTGCCCTGCCGCATGCAGTGACGGTGACCGACGCGGCAGAGATGCGGGCCTGGATCGAACGTGCGGGGCCGCTCGACCTCGTCATCGCCAATGCCGGCATCTCCGCCGGCACCGCGATGTCGGGGGAGAGTGAGGCGCAGACCCGCGCGATCTTCGCGACCAACCTCGACGGTGTGCTGAATACGGTGCTGCCGGCCATGAGCGTCATGGCCGCGCAAACCGCCGATACAGCCGGCATTCGCGGCCATATCGCAGTCGTCGCATCGGTCGCCGCCTTCATTCCCGGCCCCGGCGCGCCGGCCTATTGTGCGTCCAAGGCAGCGGTCGATTCCTGGGTGGTGGGAAGCGCCCCCTCCGCCCGACGCCGTGGCATCGTCATGACCAGCCTCTGCCCCGGCTTCGTCACCTCCCCCATGACCGACACCAACACCTTTCCCATGCCCGGCATCATGAGCGCCGAGCGCGCCGCCACCCTCATGCTGCGCGCCATCCGCCGAAAGGCGACACGCAGCGCCTTCCCGGTTTGGATTGCAGCTGCCGCGCGGCTTTCGGCCTTGCTGCCCCCCGCCTGGCGCGCGGCGATCGCCGACCGCTTCCCCGCCAAAGGCGCGCTATAA
- a CDS encoding YicC/YloC family endoribonuclease gives MQSANLLASMTGFGGASGDADGIAWSWEMRSVNGKGFEPRFRLPSGWEGLEPELRLLLSKRLRRGNINAVLSVRAEDQAVAGPDPEALERVLRLATELANRIPGAPPPRAELLLALPGVLRMSANAGPPAPTIALRTTVAAGFEQALAGLERARLEEGARLAAMLRGQVTEIAGLHAEAVVAAEDQPRLQRDRMMESVRGLIGEGASLPEERIAQEVALLASRSDVREELDRLASHIDAAQVLLTEGVVVGRRLDFLTQEFNREANTLCSKSASIVLTGIGLRLRAAIEQLREQVQNVE, from the coding sequence ATGCAGAGCGCAAATCTTCTCGCATCGATGACTGGATTCGGCGGCGCTTCCGGCGATGCCGATGGCATTGCCTGGAGCTGGGAGATGCGCAGCGTCAACGGCAAGGGTTTCGAGCCGCGTTTCCGCCTGCCCTCCGGCTGGGAAGGGCTGGAGCCAGAGTTGCGGCTGTTGCTGTCCAAGCGCCTGCGGCGCGGCAATATCAATGCGGTGCTGAGTGTGCGTGCCGAGGATCAGGCGGTGGCCGGGCCGGACCCGGAGGCGCTCGAACGCGTGCTGCGCCTGGCGACCGAATTGGCAAACCGCATTCCCGGTGCGCCGCCGCCGAGGGCGGAGCTGCTGCTCGCGCTGCCAGGCGTGCTGCGCATGTCCGCCAATGCGGGCCCCCCGGCACCGACGATCGCCCTGCGGACTACCGTGGCGGCGGGCTTCGAGCAGGCCCTCGCGGGGCTGGAGCGCGCGCGGCTTGAGGAAGGCGCGCGGCTCGCGGCCATGCTGCGCGGCCAGGTGACGGAGATCGCCGGTCTGCATGCTGAGGCCGTGGTCGCGGCGGAAGACCAGCCGCGTTTGCAACGGGACCGGATGATGGAGAGTGTGCGCGGCCTGATCGGGGAGGGCGCGTCTCTCCCTGAGGAGCGGATCGCGCAAGAAGTGGCACTCCTCGCCAGCCGGTCCGACGTGCGGGAAGAACTGGACCGGCTCGCCAGCCATATCGATGCCGCGCAGGTTCTGCTGACGGAAGGGGTGGTCGTTGGACGCCGCCTCGATTTCTTAACGCAGGAATTCAATCGGGAAGCGAATACGCTATGCAGCAAGTCAGCCTCGATCGTCCTGACGGGCATAGGACTGAGACTGCGGGCCGCAATCGAGCAGCTCCGCGAACAGGTGCAGAACGTCGAATGA
- the gmk gene encoding guanylate kinase, protein MSGSGLQRRGLCLVIAAPSGTGKSSLTRALLAEEPGLALSISATTRTPRPGEIDGKHYLFRNTAEFEALRDSGGLLEWAHVFGRETLYGTPRAPVEAALAAGQDMIFTIDWQGYRQMRDALPQDVVGVFLLPPSMPALAVRLQLRGQDSPEEIARRMAVAQSELEHYTEFDYALINEDFDEAVKDVRAILRAARLATFRQTGLHAFTRMAAV, encoded by the coding sequence ATGAGCGGCTCGGGACTTCAGCGTCGCGGCCTTTGCCTCGTCATCGCCGCGCCCTCCGGCACAGGCAAGAGCAGCCTGACGCGCGCGCTTTTGGCGGAGGAGCCGGGTCTGGCGCTGTCGATCAGCGCCACCACCCGCACGCCTCGACCGGGCGAGATCGACGGCAAGCACTATCTGTTCCGCAATACGGCGGAGTTCGAGGCGCTGCGCGACTCCGGTGGCTTGCTGGAATGGGCGCATGTCTTTGGCCGCGAAACGCTCTACGGCACGCCGCGCGCGCCGGTCGAAGCGGCGCTGGCAGCCGGCCAGGACATGATCTTCACCATTGACTGGCAGGGCTACCGGCAGATGCGGGATGCCTTGCCGCAAGATGTCGTGGGCGTGTTTCTGTTGCCGCCTTCAATGCCCGCGCTCGCCGTGCGGCTTCAGCTCCGTGGTCAGGACTCGCCTGAGGAAATCGCCCGCCGCATGGCCGTCGCGCAAAGCGAGTTGGAGCATTACACGGAGTTCGACTATGCGCTCATCAATGAGGATTTTGATGAGGCAGTGAAGGACGTCCGCGCCATATTGCGCGCCGCACGGCTCGCGACCTTCCGCCAGACCGGCCTGCACGCCTTTACGCGCATGGCCGCCGTATGA